One window of Catonella massiliensis genomic DNA carries:
- a CDS encoding response regulator transcription factor: protein MYKILVVDDENLIRQGIIAQLEFLNYGFDEILEADTGNSALRVLRESNPDIVITDISMPEMDGLSFVEEAKKEREGTKFILLSGYAEFSYAQKAISLGISEYLLKPVSKDKLKECIDKVIYELKSEKMIKEASIHKGILTREKAEYLFEKDFNLLVNSVDSGSYPFIEENYPYLLGEKEEACPYFMLGIISIHQSSFENGSFTQGEIDLLRFSIKNVFAEITTKSDKLIANNLTNKSELFILLYSPNEKRLRKDSEKIFLGIQAVLEKYMNIILSFGMSKPAKKINEKSLKQAEKALNQVMLFGKANIYFYEDMKDVPIESFPISELNNLENYIKRKEIQKAKNAALDIFSKDTLRRYGINYLRVMWVRVLNLLLRNSADYEENDVETILSAFSRSGRFEDIEEVREELTSIIEVSLKKSGDKEKTADEKILSAIEFMKNNFNKDISINDIAERYDLNINYFSALFKKKTNSSPINFLTELRIKAAKDYLKNTDESVTDISKKVGYEDSQYFFRVFKKSEGITPLMYRKQDRDYGIHSQL, encoded by the coding sequence ATGTATAAAATTTTAGTTGTAGATGATGAAAACCTCATAAGACAGGGAATAATAGCACAGCTGGAATTCCTTAATTATGGGTTTGATGAAATACTTGAGGCGGATACAGGGAATTCTGCACTTAGAGTACTTAGAGAATCTAATCCCGACATTGTAATCACTGATATATCCATGCCTGAAATGGACGGACTCAGCTTTGTGGAAGAGGCAAAGAAGGAAAGGGAAGGTACTAAGTTCATACTTCTAAGCGGATATGCAGAGTTTTCCTATGCCCAAAAGGCTATATCTCTTGGTATATCAGAATACTTGCTTAAGCCTGTATCTAAGGACAAACTGAAGGAGTGCATTGACAAGGTTATCTATGAGCTTAAGAGCGAGAAAATGATTAAGGAGGCATCCATTCACAAGGGGATACTTACAAGGGAAAAGGCTGAATACCTTTTTGAGAAGGACTTTAATCTTCTTGTAAATAGTGTAGACAGTGGGAGCTATCCTTTTATTGAGGAAAACTATCCCTATCTTCTAGGCGAAAAGGAAGAAGCCTGTCCATACTTTATGCTTGGCATAATAAGCATACACCAAAGCAGCTTTGAAAACGGGAGTTTCACTCAGGGAGAAATAGACCTTTTGAGATTTTCCATCAAAAATGTCTTTGCTGAGATTACTACCAAGTCGGACAAGCTGATTGCAAATAACTTGACCAATAAAAGTGAACTCTTTATATTGCTTTATTCTCCAAATGAGAAGAGATTAAGAAAAGACTCTGAGAAGATATTTTTGGGTATCCAGGCTGTGCTTGAAAAATATATGAATATAATATTATCCTTCGGTATGAGTAAGCCTGCTAAAAAAATAAATGAAAAGAGTCTCAAACAGGCAGAAAAAGCCCTCAATCAGGTTATGCTTTTTGGTAAGGCAAATATTTACTTTTATGAAGATATGAAGGATGTGCCTATTGAGAGTTTTCCTATATCGGAGCTTAACAATCTCGAAAACTATATCAAGAGAAAAGAGATACAAAAGGCTAAAAATGCTGCTCTTGATATATTTTCAAAGGATACGCTTAGAAGATACGGAATTAACTATCTGAGGGTTATGTGGGTGAGGGTGTTAAATCTCCTGTTAAGAAATTCTGCTGATTATGAGGAAAATGATGTTGAGACCATACTTTCAGCCTTTTCAAGGTCGGGGAGGTTTGAAGACATAGAAGAGGTCAGGGAGGAGTTGACTTCAATCATAGAGGTTTCTCTTAAGAAGAGTGGAGACAAGGAAAAGACTGCGGATGAAAAAATCCTCTCTGCAATAGAGTTTATGAAGAATAATTTTAACAAGGATATAAGCATAAATGACATTGCGGAAAGATATGACCTAAATATCAATTATTTTTCCGCCCTCTTTAAGAAAAAGACGAACAGTTCACCCATCAATTTTCTTACAGAGCTTAGGATAAAGGCTGCAAAGGATTATCTGAAAAACACAGACGAGAGTGTTACAGACATATCTAAAAAGGTGGGTTATGAAGACAGCCAGTATTTTTTCAGGGTATTTAAGAAGTCGGAGGGGATAACCCCTCTTATGTACAGAAAGCAGGACAGAGACTATGGGATTCATAGTCAGTTATAG
- a CDS encoding sensor histidine kinase: protein MINTVKHSKTIFRQVLIFSLLISLVPIILVSIILFRNLESTAEKELTASYKQIGLQYINNIKDRLNRLETGVLVVSKNTTIQEQLLNPLDSPYIKGELISEEIFKSLLLEGRNEINNCMVYTKLQGREIFGRSASTWEVARKESWYNYYNGREGKWFTYPYASGKNTKTSIASLVYNIYILDTGSLAQKDIGAVKLDVNLNRMFSSVSGEGEDGSFDIILSDKEGKVLFAETAMGEEARKEILEYAASNDEEGIKTHGYVVYRFNFDNLGLQADLAFDNKELVSKRNNIINLFFPVLFALIGVIALAAGLFAKRFSKRVNLLVDKFKTAETGDLSVKEPITGGDEITSLDEHFSQMLIKLDRLIRTNYVQELDRKKLELKNLQLQINPHFLYNTLETISSIAAVNKVFIIGDIAGKLGEIFRYSLGKNYGDFVSLKDELTHIENYIFIQKMRYGDKLEVFYDVENDTKSCLVPRFILQPIIENSILHGIAPRTNGGIIEIRTEICEGNLVIRIEDDGVGMDAEKVDYINHVINSKRTESDENSGVGVKNVNQRIKFVYGDEYGVRLSSSPNQGSSCIITIPAKNPEWD, encoded by the coding sequence ATGATAAACACCGTAAAACATTCAAAAACAATATTTAGGCAGGTTCTTATATTTTCGCTCCTAATCAGTCTTGTACCGATTATTCTGGTCAGTATAATACTGTTTAGAAATCTTGAAAGTACAGCTGAGAAGGAGCTTACTGCCTCATATAAACAGATTGGACTGCAGTACATCAACAATATAAAAGACAGGCTTAACAGACTTGAAACAGGTGTACTTGTAGTATCAAAGAATACAACCATACAGGAGCAGCTCTTAAATCCTCTGGATTCCCCATATATAAAGGGGGAGTTAATTAGTGAGGAGATTTTTAAGAGTCTGCTCCTTGAAGGCAGAAATGAGATAAATAACTGTATGGTCTACACCAAGCTGCAAGGCAGGGAAATATTTGGACGAAGTGCCTCTACCTGGGAGGTTGCGAGGAAAGAGAGCTGGTATAATTACTATAATGGCAGAGAGGGAAAGTGGTTCACCTACCCTTATGCGAGTGGGAAAAATACTAAAACGAGCATAGCGTCTTTGGTGTATAATATCTATATACTGGATACCGGATCCCTTGCCCAAAAGGATATAGGAGCTGTTAAGCTGGATGTGAACTTAAACAGGATGTTCTCTTCTGTCTCAGGTGAGGGAGAAGATGGCAGCTTTGACATCATTCTTTCTGATAAAGAGGGGAAGGTACTTTTTGCTGAAACTGCTATGGGAGAAGAGGCAAGAAAAGAAATACTTGAGTACGCAGCCTCAAATGATGAGGAAGGAATTAAGACTCATGGCTATGTGGTGTATAGATTTAACTTTGACAACCTTGGATTACAAGCAGACCTTGCCTTTGACAACAAAGAGCTTGTAAGTAAAAGGAATAATATAATTAATCTGTTCTTCCCTGTACTTTTTGCCCTTATAGGAGTTATCGCCTTGGCAGCGGGCTTATTTGCAAAGCGTTTCTCAAAAAGGGTGAATCTGCTTGTGGACAAGTTTAAGACGGCGGAAACAGGAGATTTGAGTGTGAAAGAGCCTATCACAGGCGGTGATGAGATAACGAGCCTTGATGAGCATTTCAGCCAGATGCTTATTAAGCTTGACAGGCTGATAAGGACCAACTATGTACAGGAGCTTGATAGAAAAAAACTGGAACTAAAAAATCTCCAGCTGCAGATTAATCCTCATTTTCTATACAATACACTCGAGACTATAAGCAGCATCGCTGCGGTAAACAAGGTATTTATTATAGGCGACATAGCTGGAAAGCTTGGAGAAATCTTCAGATACAGCCTTGGCAAAAACTATGGTGACTTTGTTTCGCTAAAGGATGAGTTAACTCACATAGAGAACTATATTTTCATACAGAAAATGAGGTACGGAGATAAACTTGAGGTATTCTATGATGTTGAGAACGATACTAAGTCCTGCCTCGTTCCAAGGTTTATCCTGCAGCCTATAATCGAGAACTCTATCCTACACGGAATCGCTCCAAGGACTAATGGAGGTATAATAGAAATCCGTACCGAGATTTGTGAGGGCAACCTTGTTATAAGAATTGAAGATGACGGAGTAGGTATGGATGCAGAGAAGGTAGACTATATAAATCATGTTATTAACTCTAAGAGAACTGAAAGTGATGAGAACTCAGGAGTTGGAGTTAAAAATGTGAACCAAAGAATCAAATTTGTGTACGGTGATGAATACGGTGTAAGGCTTTCAAGCTCACCTAATCAGGGCAGCAGCTGTATCATCACGATTCCTGCAAAGAATCCGGAATGGGACTGA